One window of Clarias gariepinus isolate MV-2021 ecotype Netherlands chromosome 21, CGAR_prim_01v2, whole genome shotgun sequence genomic DNA carries:
- the epg5 gene encoding ectopic P granules protein 5 homolog — translation MAEAVRPKKSRAKSSVKSQDKKQTLRKSPEPVISNPPASEFTDVPLSLPPEPPVSAHDPLQDARPSADQNEKHETEQDKGYLFDTSSSAASIPSSQDPTIEVGQSSASSQPSRCDPITVSATIEPFEVPSLYPSLPVSAVDPQFLIDMSSIATDLSQTSFMPLPVEGASTNTHTVEQISPAPAILTLADQESSPPSLVPVELDKVEKPQERLYPELPRTCQVVQPFTSEQLRMWEPGSWLENVELHASEFQALVYQEGHELHELLLNYWRCRKQLVQAQTELQATISDCKSAQNRLWSFKDEQLTLQGVCADQAKVSGYHRFQQVVLNEAVVVDLKHLFKTKAELLHQTIALHSYTSVLSRLQVESYLYNLLNANPITRSVAVHKTDSDGPKSQPSSLTPLKESISVLFSFTRRVLDDSQFQEDIHLWLQRLVCVLHRVGSAGDHLYILNHLLCCPAGIRKWAVPFLQIKVLDNPSGVYHFMQALATLMSPVRDRADLMCHMKPSDVKSNNSYSGPPTSIWTLVDEGGEEDEDPETSWLLLSEDDLITLLSQFPFDELFKHLLGMSSKGNYQPQATTSQKMMKIFAFASSLVELLAVGLQTYNRACYRQFVKRIGHMIRMTLCYVSDHWAQYISLTGVSRTTMQEQSFSMEKLQVEFDHLFLRAVLHVLKAKRLGIWLFMSEMPYGTLSSSMLWKIFYIMQCAEMDGLDKLGCSLSVENCIQSLQDPGHQEKFEAWLSEINSSDGICLLTAFAHMAQPKRTDADPQFVRTIVLEIYKVSYVSVSTREIFSKVGRELLAAIATAHPDVISILLERLKETIDKVGMVSLYLFKELPLHLWSPNEDEVGAIRGWLLDYSLSAVENKLACIILEGLNWGFQPNGCLALPAALHSEVALLAVEAYQKYLTDKPYAGIISEGLKQMSYLANIMRLGQTPETSFNQWAWDLALRLKLHTSERNPHGAWCPLPSSDVPTVPEVTDSPTMHPVLKAVKAGIPIGCFLALDMSTLGHSLEKFCSEGIPLLKTLVQSRHLKAAIHVLENILPMAYHCPFYLLKNEQFLNCVQLFLQLDSGTPQGVTQQVTLKVAQRLIGASSCENIKLLNSVIQAHILESSKGDRVGAVAVLEFWLQVLTKQNLWHRDKTVLYLLDHLCRAAFLHQQEECLQKLLYQQHKNALGFHGDKGLLSSLMGWIMAGNITPSFIEGNALTDEVWFAWVVLNMETIFEEDSQLRRCVEHELVSNPALTPDQALKKAQLRLKLHVVPCLQRLMVYRWAQQALVTSADHPLLPLIWQKFLHLYLRQPGPEFGLEAKGCIGKRYFHGAAHVTLLKELKQRLVEVCDFHHAAGKALKVQSPLSDAHTDGEAMPGTPVFQSMTSPELHVELVRLFSAFALWMDDESIQKQELNLPSLPKQYDAHRLATIMQGQQEPWMEYMDIERIQHELNEVLNLWIKVKSEPSFSQRSSSSIFTDFINPQAARERILTNLKKHDAPQCASFLVPMKAPVPDISTGSLSDVHTSTVLIQEDLTKLQHQAKLAAMRETQQVALDNELLEVLPQLYTNREEQLVMQLECTGKGGQPCQGPAHITVKYAGMHKVEPVQNQIQSLKSDIKQLQTDTVKPLPQSLAEAAVHTENFITTLVNAYKLHPSPAMQKVGIASFYQIVSLICEDTQRHPPTRQFFTSCIEILGQVFIHDVRAECKRMLKTILQNRRLCNLLSPYFTPNASPSELVSLYEEVVTALHADSGDVIFMLLTKFDLVQWLSASQPPFPDRSRLMELIHLALTACGLEPEPEVLMPFNLFCKHWTELLVYQFPDHYSDFLRLFTQSSSEQLLSADCWRASLKVLGCSANRKNKPSKTSSTHSVSLSPQQVNETIEWLSKYFLKLRLSKGDIRSFGLLSKWRPYIEEVRMFWEYLINYLIDLELNNCSKEPVGSEGLVKALGEIYTRMTKLFSPWMLVLDTDDASNPRCSPWLESDTAVAVSLVSLYTKLTGTLHEKFKDRLLPGQKGALWLHLMHYCKTCTSPKMPEYLLYNYHTEYSQLPWKDLHPDQTLMNQFFNVERGSPKSCFLFMGEVLCKVNWISALSDAMSPQPSASAHMMVVCLLHLMVYLAKEDHLISKPDSPLLSLLGQSTSLPWHLVDVSSYDSVTRYVSTHYQASLILSQETSSQLVVKLLKMVAGFGFTLEGWHHKDMTSKCQTFLRLMVQFLTLLDQNGNISLPSLETEMEKLLECIVVFNPPETDLQQRHMATCSLFAEMLTLLNGASVSTAEQLGTKLHSWIEKRARSPLVLPLLTASCRYLASVRHMTRTTEACIMSYFTDGGCVDQFSGWGPILVSLQVPELTVEDFIQESLALGSYLTLYVYILQKLNLEQTLLNEKKTLMLLNSWINQVFPNGPADEAKVFLWWHKALQLLKVQVELGDPCGLDTLVRALMSFQNHLAELGEERLNSGILGAIGLGRKSPLSNRFRVAARSMSAFLLVQVPSESQLRIHAGTELQLSLKAQQALTLLEAMSSNKQYSDLQQTLSQACQFIKYPGHCLHDSNRLLSLLINSLYPDLHYLDIMR, via the exons ATGGCTGAAGCAGTGAGACCAAAGAAATCAAGAGCGAAATCATCTGTCAAGTCACAg GATAAAAAGCAGACTCTGAGGAAATCACCAGAACCTGTGATATCAAACCCGCCTGCATCTGAATTCACAGACGTTCCTCTCAGTCTTCCCCCTGAGCCGCCCGTTTCTGCTCACGATCCTCTGCAGGACGCACGACCCTCGGCTgaccaaaatgaaaaacatgagACAGAGCAAGACAAAGGTTATTTGTTCGATACATCCTCTAGCGCTGCATCCATACCATCATCACAAGACCCTACGATTGAAGTGGGCCAGAGTTCTGCGTCATCCCAGCCGAGCCGGTGCGATCCGATAACCGTTAGCGCTACAATCGAGCCGTTTGAAGTGCCCTCTCTTTATCCGTCACTCCCTGTTTCAGCTGTGGATCCTCAGTTCTTGATAGACATGTCGTCTATTGCTACTGATCTATCCCAGACATCTTTTATGCCTTTACCGGTTGAAGGtgcaagcacaaacacacacaccgtcgAGCAAATCAGTCCAGCTCCAGCCATTCTTACTCTGGCTGATCAGGAGTCCTCACCTCCCAGCCTGGTTCCAGTAGAGCTTGACAAAGTTGAGAAACCCCAAGAAAGGTTGTATCCGGAGCTGCCTCGGACATGCCAGGTGGTCCAGCCGTTCACCAGCGAGCAGCTCAGGATGTGGGAGCCAGGATCCTGGCTGGAGAACGTTGAGCTTCATGCTTCAGAGTTCCAGGCCTTAGTTTATCAGGAAGGCCACGAGCTGCATGAGCTGTTGCTGAATTACTGGAGATGTCGCAAGCAGCTGGTGCAGGCGCAGACTGAGCTGCAGGCGACCATTTCAGACTGCAAGAGCGCACAGAACCGACTGTGGAGCTTCAAGGATGAACAGCTCACGCTGCAG GGTGTGTGCGCTGACCAGGCCAAGGTGAGCGGCTACCATCGCTTCCAGCAGGTGGTCCTGAACGAGGCGGTGGTAGTCGACTTGAAGCATCTGTTTAAGACCAAGGCAGAGCTGCTCCACCAGACCATAGCCCTCCACTCCTACACCTCCGTCCTGTCTCGGCTGCAGGTCGAGTCTTATCTCTACAACCTGCTCAACGCCAATCCCATCACCAGGAGCGTGGCTGTGCACAAGACTGACTCGG ACGGTCCAAAGTCACAGCCATCTTCCTTAACGCCGTTAAAGGAAAGCATCAGCGTGCTGTTCAGCTTCACCCGTCGGGTCCTAGACGACTCTCAGTTCCAGGAAGACATTCATCTGTGGTTGCAGAGATTG gtgtgtgttctTCATCGAGTGGGCTCAGCAGGAGACCATCTGTACATCCTTAACCATCTGCTGTGCTGTCCTGCAGGAATCAGGAAATGGGCAGTGCCCTTTCTACag aTTAAAGTGCTGGATAATCCCTCTGGAGTTTATCACTTTATGCAGGCACTGGCAACTCTGATGTCTCCAGTAAG GGACCGAGCTGATCTGATGTGTCATATGAAGCCCAGTGATGTAAAAAGTAACAACAGCTACTCAGGACCTCCAACCAGTATTTGGACCCTTGTAGATGAAGGTGGAGAAGAG GATGAAGACCCGGAGACGAGCTGGCTGCTGTTATCAGAGGATGACCTTATTACTCTTCTCTCTCAGTTTCCATTTGATGAACTTTTTAAACACCTACTGGGAATGTCATCAAAAG GCAATTACCAACCCCAGGCCACCACAAGTCAGAAAATGATGAAGATATTTGCTTTTGCCTCTTCGCTTGTTGAACTGCTGGCTGTTGGTTTGCAGACCTACAACCGAGCCTGTTACAGACAGTTTGTGAAGAGGATTGGTCACATGATCAG GATGACCCTGTGCTACGTGAGCGATCACTGGGCGCAGTACATCAGTTTAACTGGAGTGAGCAGAACCACCATGCAGGAACAGTCCTTCTCCATGGAGAAACTGCAGGTGGAGTTTGACCATCTCTTTCTGCGTGCAGTCTTGCATGTCCTCAAGGCTAAAAG ACTTGGTATCTGGCTCTTTATGTCGGAGATGCCTTACGGAACTCTATCGAGCTCAATGCTGTGGAAGATCTTCTACATCATGCAATGTGCCGAGATGGACGGCTTGGATAAACTGGGCTGCAGTCTGAGCGTAGAGAACTGCATCCAGAGCCTCCAAG ACCCAGGTCACCAGGAGAAGTTTGAGGCCTGGTTGTCAGAGATAAATAGTTCAGATGGAATTTGCTTGCTGACAGCGTTTGCTCACATGGCTCAACCTAAACGCACTGACGCAGACCCTCAGTTTGTCAGGACCATCGTGCTGGAGATCTACAAG GTGTCTTATGTCAGTGTGTCCACACGCGAGATCTTCTCTAAAGTGGGGAGAGAGTTGCTAGCTGCTATAGCCACAGCTCACCCAGACGTCATTTCCATTCTGCTCGAGAGGCTGAAGGAGACGATTGACAAAGTCGGCATG GTGTCCTTATACCTGTTTAAGGAGCTTCCGCTGCACTTGTGGAGCCCCAATGAAGACGAGGTTGGAGCCATTAGGGGTTGGCTGCTGGATTACAGCCTCTCTGCGGTGGAGAATAAACTGGCCTGCATTATCCTGGAGGGTCTTAACTGGGGATTCCAGCCT AATGGTTGCCTTGCCCTGCCTGCTGCATTACACAGTGAAGTGGCACTGCTGGCGGTGGAGGCTTACCAGAAGTACCTCACAGATAAACCGTATGCTGGCATCATCTCAGAAGGTCTCAAACAG ATGTCATATTTAGCCAATATAATGCGTCTGGGCCAGACTCCAGAGACATCCTTTAACCAGTGGGCATGGGACTTGGCACTACGGCTTAAACTCCACACAAGTGAAAGGAATCCCCATGGTGCCTGGTGTCCACTGCCTTCCTCTGATGTACCTACTGTACCAGAGGTCACGGATTCGCCCACAATGCACCCGGTGCTTAAAGCCGTCAAAGCCGGGATCCCCATTGGCTGTTTCCTGGCACTGGACATGAGCACCCTTGGGCACAG TTTAGAGAAGTTTTGCAGTGAAGGCATTCCCTTGCTGAAGACCTTGGTTCAGTCTCGCCACCTCAAAGCTGCGATTCACGTACTGGAAAACATTCTACCCATGGCTTATCACTGCCCCTTCTACCTCCTCAAGAATGAACA ATTCCTGAACTGTGTCCAGCTGTTTTTGCAGCTTGACAGTGGGACACCCCAGGGCGTGACCCAACAGGTGACGCTCAAGGTGGCCCAGCGTCTCATTGGCGCCTCCAGTTGTGAGAACATCAAGCTTCTTAATAGCGTAATCCAG GCTCACATCCTGGAAAGCTCCAAGGGGGACAGGGTGGGAGCCGTTGCTGTCCTGGAATTCTGGCTGCAGGTTCTGACTAAGCAGAACCTCTGGCACAGAGACAAAACTGTTCTGTACCTCCTGGACCATCTGTGCCGTGCTGCTTTCCTCCACCAGCAGGAGGAATGTCTCCAAAAACTACTTTACCAGCAGCATAAG AATGCTCTAGGTTTCCACGGCGATAAAGGTCTTTTGTCATCTCTAATGGGTTGGATCATGGCAGGAAACATCACTCCTTCCTTTATCGAGGGCAACGCTCTGACTGATGAG GTGTGGTTTGCTTGGGTGGTTTTAAACATGGAGACCATCTTTGAGGAAGACTCTCAGCTACGACGCTGTGTGGAGCATGAGCTTGTATCCAACCCCGCTCTCACCCCGGACCAAGCGCTCAAG AAGGCTCAGCTGCGCCTGAAGCTGCATGTGGTGCCTTGCCTGCAGAGGCTCATGGTCTATCGTTGGGCTCAGCAGGCCCTCGTTACATCAGCAGATCACCCGCTTCTACCCCTCATCTGGCAGAAATTTCTACACCTCTACCTCCGCCAGCCTGGCCCAGAGTTCGG aCTGGAAGCTAAAGGTTGTATTGGAAAGCGCTATTTCCACGGCGCAGCTCACGTCACTCTGCTAAAGGAGCTCAAGCAGCGGCTGGTGGAGGTGTGTGACTTTCACCATGCAGCTGGTAAGGCCCTGAAAGTACAGAGTCCACTTAGTGACGCGCACACTGACGGAGAGGCTATGCCAGGAACACCTGTATTTCAGTCCATGACTTCGCCTGAGCTGCATGTCGAACTGGTTAG GCTTTTCAGTGCCTTTGCACTCTGGATGGATGATGAAAGCATACAGAAGCAGGAACTGAACTTGCCCTCACTGCCAAAACAGTATGATGCCCATCGGCTAGCTACAATCATGCAGGGCCAACAG GAGCCATGGATGGAGTATATGGACATTGAGCGAATTCAGCATGAGTTGAACGAAGTTCTTAACCTGTGGATAAAAGTCAAAAGTGAGCCTTCTTTCTCGCAGAGGAGCAGCAGCTCCATCTTCACTGACTTCATCAATCCTCAGGCTG CTCGAGAGCGTATCCTCACTAACCTCAAGAAACATGATGCCCCCCAGTGTGCATCATTCTTAGTTCCTATGAAGGCCCCAGTGCCTGATATCTCTACTGGCAGCCTGTCTGATGTGCACACATCTACTGTTCTCATCCAGGAAGACCTCACCAAGCTACAGCACCAGGCCAA GTTAGCAGCAATGCGTGAGACGCAGCAGGTGGCGCTAGACAATGAGCTTCTAGAGGTTTTGCCTCAACTCTATACCAACCGCGAGGAGCAGCTCGTCATGCAGCTGGAGTGCACTGGTAAAGGAGGGCAACCATGCCAGGGCCCTGCACATATAACTGTTAAG TACGCAGGCATGCACAAGGTAGAACCAGTGCAGAATCAGATCCAATCCCTGAAAAGTGACATTAAGCAGCTTCAGACCGACACTGTCAAGCCTCTTCCCCAGAGCCTAGCCGAGGCCGCGGTGCACACTGAGAACTTCATAAC GACCCTAGTTAATGCGTACAAGTTACACCCATCCCCCGCCATGCAGAAAGTGGGCATCGCCTCCTTCTATCAGATTGTGTCTTTGATTTGTgaggacacacagagacaccCGCCCACACGGCAGTTTTTCACTTCCTGTATAGAGATCTTGGGGCAG GTTTTCATTCATGACGTTCGAGCAGAGTGCAAGCGCATGCTGAAGACCATTCTGCAAAACAGACGTCTGTGTAACCTACTGTCTCCCTATTTCACTCCCAACGCCTCACCGTCTGAGCTGGTCTCTCTGTATGAAGAGGTGGTGACGGCTCTGCACGCTGACAGTGGGGATGTCATCTTCATGCTCCTCACCAAG TTTGATTTGGTACAATGGCTCTCTGCCAGTCAGCCGCCATTCCCTGATCGCAGTCGTTTGATGGAACTCATTCATTTGGCGCTCACGGCTTGTGGCCTAGAGCCTGAGCCTGAGGTCCTCATGCCCTTTAACCTTTTCTGTAAGCACTGGACGGAACTTCTGGTCTACCAGTTTCCTGACCACTACAGCGACTTCCTCAGACTTTTCACACAGA GTAGCTCAGAACAACTTCTCAGCGCTGACTGCTGGAGGGCTTCCCTGAAAGTGCTCGGTTGTTCTGCCAATCGCAAAAATAAACCGTCCAAGACGTCCTCCACACATTCGGTCTCTCTTTCCCCTCAACAG GTCAACGAAACAATCGAATGGCTCTCAAAATACTTTCTCAAGCTCCGTCTGTCCAAAGGAGACATTCGCAGTTTCGGTCTCCTCTCCAAATGGAGGCCATATATTGAGGAGGTCAGGATGTTCTGGGAGTATCTGATCAATTACCTTATTGATCTAGAGCTGAACAACTGTAGCAAGGAGCCTGTGGGGAGTGAAGGACTGGTCAAAG CTCTTGGGGAAATCTATACGAGAATGACTAAACTGTTTAGCCCCTGGATGTTGGTTCTCGACACAGATGATGCGAG CAACCCTCGCTGTTCTCCCTGGCTTGAATCAGATACGGCAGTAGCTGTCAGTCTGGTCAGTTTATACACAAAACTAACTGGCACCTTGCATGAAAAATTCAAAG ATCGCCTGTTGCCAGGACAAAAAGGTGCCCTGTGGCTTCATCTCATGCACTACTGCAAGACCTGCACCTCTCCAAAAATGCCAGAATATCTTCTGTATAATTATCACACAGAGTACAGCCAACTCCCCTGGAAAGATCTTCATCCAGACCAGACCCTCATGAACCAATTCTTTAAT GTGGAAAGAGGAAGTCCGAAGAGCTGTTTCCTGTTCATGGGTGAGGTTCTTTGTAAAGTCAACTGGATCAGCGCGTTAAGTGACGCCATGAGCCCACAGCCTAGCGCCAGTGCCCACATGATGGTGGTCTGTCTTCTTCACCTGATGGTTTACTTAGCCAAAGAGGACCATCTTATTAGCAAACCT GATTCCCCTCTTCTAAGTCTTCTTGGCCAGTCCACGTCTCTACCCTGGCACCTAGTAGACGTCTCCTCGTATGATAGTGTCACACGCTATGTAAGCACACACTACCAAGCTTCTCTAATTCTCAGCCAAGAGACGTCTTCTCAATTAGTAGTCAAACTCCTGAAGATGGTTGCTGGCTTCGGCTTCACCTTAGAAGGATGGCATCACAAG GACATGACCTCAAAGTGCCAAACATTCCTCCGTCTGATGGTGCAGTTTCTCACTTTGCTGGATCAGAATGGTAACATCAGTTTGCCCTCACTAGAAACAGAGATGGAGAAACTTTTGGAGTGCATTGTTGTTTTCAACCCACCTG AAACAGACCTTCAGCAGAGACACATGGCGACCTGCAGTCTGTTCGCTGAGATGTTGACTCTGCTGAATGGCGCGAGTGTGTCAACAGCGGAGCAGCTCGGCACTAAGCTTCATTCCTGGATAGAGAAAAGGGCTCGAAGTCCCCTGGTGTTGCCTTTACTCACTGCTTCCTGCAGATACCTAGCCTCTGTACGCCATATGACTCGCACCACTGAGGCTTGCATAATGTCCTACTTCACTGATG gtGGCTGTGTGGATCAGTTCTCTGGCTGGGGGCCTATTCTGGTTTCTCTCCAGGTTCCTGAACTCACCGTGGAGGACTTTATTCAAGAGAGTCTTGCTCTCGGGAGCTACCTCACACTCTACGTCTACATCCTTCAAAAGCTCAACTTGGAGCAGACTCTGCTTAATGAGAAGAAGACCTTGATGCTGCTTAACTCCTGGATCAATCAAGTTTTTCCTAA TGGTCCAGCGGACGAAGCCAAGGTGTTTCTGTGGTGGCACAAAGCCTTGCAGCTCCTAAAGGTTCAGGTGGAACTGGGCGACCCGTGCGGCCTGGACACTCTGGTGCGCGCTCTGATGTCCTTTCAGAACCACCTGGCTGAGCTGGGAGAGGAGCGGCTCAACTCTGGCATCTTGGGCGCCATTGGTCTCGGGCGCAAGTCACCACTCTCCAACAG ATTTCGGGTTGCTGCTCGAAGCATGTCAGCGTTCCTCCTGGTGCAGGTGCCTTCAGAAAGCCAGTTACGAATCCACGCAGGAACAGAGCTACAGCTCTCCCTGAAGGCCCAACAG GCTTTGACCTTGCTGGAGGCCATGTCAAGTAATAAGCAGTATTCAGACCTGCAGCAAACCTTAAGCCAAGCCTGTCAGTTCATTAAGTACCCGGGTCACTGCCTCCATGACAGCAACCGTCTTTTATCCCTGCTCATCAACTCGCTGTACCCGGATCTTCATTACCTGGACATCATGCGCTAA
- the riok2 gene encoding serine/threonine-protein kinase RIO2, protein MGKLNVVVLRYLSRDDFRVLTAVEMGMKNHEIVPVSLIASIASLRHGGCNKVLRELVKHKLLAYERSKTVQGYRLNYGGYDYLALKALSSRNVILSVGNQMGVGKESDIYIVANEEGEQFALKLHRLGRTSFRNLKNKRDYHKHRHNISWLYLSRLSAMKEYAYMKALYDRGFPVPKPVDYNRHAVVMELINGYPLCQVREIQDPASLYNEIMELIVKLANHGLIHGDFNEFNLMLDDNDHVTMIDFPQMVSTSHPNAEWYFDRDVKCVRDFFIKRYNYESELYPTFKDIRKSCSLDVEISASGYTKELQQDDQLLHPAGPEGEENPSEEEDDAPEAPEPVCEESIDVEEYKRAILELEGMKIGNEASSDEKRSEEEDHAEKEICPESGNDSVTDSSNRLESNEENEDECPELVDLSAFNKDFKPFRDQDSLLHVNAHRQRTTSETSIGSVTSQSTIPPSVIRQKVKRQLTQQQKAAQRRRLQKGEANLVTKERRENLSNIKSSMEAAQFWG, encoded by the exons ATGGGCAAATTAAACGTGGTTGTGCTGAGATACCTGTCTCGGGATGATTTCCGTGTGCTGACGGCT GTGGAAATGGGAATGAAGAATCATGAGATCGTACCAGTCAGCTTAATCGCATCGATTGCAAGTCTGAGACATGGAGGGTGCAATAAAGTTCTTCGAGAGCTGGTCAAACACAAACTGCTGGCCTACGAGCGCTCCAAAA CTGTGCAGGGATATCGCCTGAACTATGGCGGTTATGATTATCTGGCTCTGAAGGCGCTGTCATCTCGAAACGTCATTTTGTCTGTGGGAAACCAAATGGGAGTCGGGAAAGAGTCAG atatttacaTCGTAGCTAATGAAGAAGGAGAACAGTTTGCCCTGAAGCTCCACAGACTCGGGAGAACATCTTTCCGGAACCTGAAGAATAAACGAGATTaccataaacacagacacaacatATCCTGGCTCTACCTGTCCCGGCTCTCCGCCATGAAGGAATATGCCTACATGAAA gCCCTGTATGACCGGGGCTTTCCAGTTCCAAAACCAGTGGACTATAACCGACACGCAGTCGTTATGGAGCTCATCAATGGTTATCCTCT GTGTCAAGTGCGTGAAATTCAAGACCCGGCCTCGTTGTACAACGAAATCATGGAGCTGATAGTCAAACTGGCCAATCATGGACTTATTCATGGAGATTTCAACGAGTTCAATCTGATGCTCGACGACAACGATCACGTAACAATGATCGATTTTCCGCAGATGGTGTCCACTTCACATCCAAATGCAGAatg GTATTTTGACAGAGATGTCAAGTGTGTCCGAGATTTCTTCATCAAACGGTACAACTACGAAAGCGAACTGTACCCGACATTTAAAGATATCAG AAAATCCTGCTCTCTCGATGTAGAGATCTCGGCCAGTGGTTACACCAAAGAGCTGCAGCAGGATGACCAGCTTCTCCACCCAGCCGGCCCAGAGGGTGAGGAGAACCCCAGTGAAGAGGAAGACGATGCTCCCGAAGCTCCAGAGCCTGTTTGTGAGGAGTCGATTGATGTGGAGGAGTACAAACGTGCTATTCTGGAACTCGAGGGCATGAAGATCGGGAACGAGGCCTCTTCAGATGAGAAAAGGTCAGAGGAAGAAGACCACGCTGAGAAGGAGATCTGTCCCGAGAGTGGTAATGATTCAGTCACGGACAGTTCCAATAGGTTGGAGAGCAACGAGGAGAACGAGGACGAATGCCCAGAATTGGTCGATCTTTCAGCTTTCAACAAAGACTTTAAACCTTTCAG AGATCAAGACAGCTTACTTCATGTGAATGCGCACAGACAAAGAACGACCAGTGAAACGTCCATCGGAAGCGTCACCAGCCAGTCCACGATTCCTCCA TCGGTGATCAGACAGAAGGTGAAGCGACAGCTCACTCAGCAGCAGAAGGCTGCACAGAGGAGACGTCTACAAAAAGGAGAAGCCAACCTGGTGACTaaagagaggagagaaaacCTGAGCAACATCAAGAGTAGCATGGAAGCAGCACAGTTCTGGGGATGA
- the LOC128509017 gene encoding ras-related protein Rab-14-like, translating to MTTAPYNYSYIFKYIIIGDMGVGKSCLLHQFTEKKFMADCPHTIGVEFGTRIIEVSGQKVKLQIWDTAGQERFRAVTRSYYRGAAGALMVYDITRRSTYNHLSSWLTDARNLTNPNTVIILIGNKADLEAQRDVTYEEAKQFAEENGLLFLEASAKTGENVEDAFLEAAKKIYQNIQDGSLDLNAAESGVQHKPNAPQGGRLSSDTQPQKEGCSC from the exons ATGACGACTGCACCATATAACTATTCCTATATCTTCAAATATATCATTATTG GTGATATGGGGGTTGGAAAGTCTTGCTTGCTCCACCAGTTTACAGAAAAGAAGT TCATGGCTGACTGCCCTCACACGATCGGGGTGGAGTTCGGCACACGGATAATCGAGGTGAGCGGGCAGAAGGTGAAGCTGCAGATCTGGGACACGGCGGGGCAGGAGCGATTCCGCGCAGTCACTCGCAGCTACTACAGAGGAGCCGCCGGCGCTCTCATGGTGTACGACATCACCAG GCGAAGCACGTACAACCACTTGAGCAGCTGGCTGACTGACGCACGGAATCTCACCAACCCCAATACA GTGATTATTCTTATTGGTAACAAAGCTGACCTTGAAGCCCAGCGAGATGTTACGTATGAAGAGGCGAAGCAGTTTGCTGAAGAGAACg GCTTGTTGTTTCTGGAGGCAAGTGCCAAAAC AGGTGAGAACGTTGAAGATGCATTCCTGGAGGCAGCGAAGAAGATCTACCAGAACATTCAGGATGGTAGTCTGGACCTGAACGCCGCCGAGTCAGGAGTCCAGCACAAGCCCAACGCGCCACAAGGCGGCCGGCTCTCAAGCGACACACAGCCTCAGAAAGAGGGCTGCAGCTGTTAA